A stretch of the Gracilinanus agilis isolate LMUSP501 chromosome 4, AgileGrace, whole genome shotgun sequence genome encodes the following:
- the FAM163A gene encoding protein FAM163A, whose amino-acid sequence MTAGTVVITGGILATVILLCIIAVLCYCRLQYYCCKKDDSDDDEEEEEGHDHSAPTRFSTCNSCNSQVLDGQGDLAPLPSEPSDQHRGAQSHCPSCAPYSSPFYIRTADMVPNGGERLTYTPTCYKELGPPPLNMSSLQSFPVTRPGLGREAFTNPRAISTEV is encoded by the exons ATGACAGCGGGAACAGTTGTCATCACTGGTGGAATTCTAGCAACTGTGATCTTGCTCTGCATCATTGCTGTCCTATGCTACTGTAGGCTCCAG TACTACTGCTGTAAGAAAGATGACTCTGATGACGacgaggaagaggaagaaggacacGATCACTCTGCTCCAACAAGATTTTCCACCTGCAATTCCTGCAACTCCCAAGTCCTGGATGGACAGGGTGACCTGGCACCCCTCCCCAGTGAGCCCTCCGACCAGCATCGAGGTGCTCAGAGCCACTGCCCCAGTTGTGCCCCCTACAGCTCCCCCTTTTATATTCGGACAGCTGACATGGTCCCCAATGGTGGGGAGAGGCTCACCTATACTCCCACTTGCTACAAGGAGTTGGGGCCCCCACCCCTCAATATGTCATCGCTCCAGAGTTTCCCGGTGACCCGACCAGGCCTTGGACGTGAGGCCTTTACCAATCCAAGGGCTATTAGTACAGAAGTATAA